The proteins below are encoded in one region of Thioalkalivibrio sp. K90mix:
- a CDS encoding SRPBCC family protein, protein MSVIHHEMEIDAAPEAVFDLMARVEAFAAYSEAIESITRVGPERYRWRVRVAGVPLVFDVEELVAVPPRLLGWRALAGLSCEGCYRLTPSARGTHLELAVRCGDENPLTDGLLGLAAHPLLDALGAEVVRNAWPRLHGA, encoded by the coding sequence ATGTCGGTGATCCACCACGAGATGGAGATCGACGCCGCTCCGGAGGCGGTGTTCGATCTGATGGCCCGGGTGGAGGCGTTCGCCGCCTACAGCGAGGCCATCGAGTCCATCACCCGCGTCGGGCCCGAGCGCTACCGCTGGCGTGTGCGGGTGGCCGGGGTGCCGCTGGTCTTCGATGTGGAGGAGCTGGTCGCGGTTCCGCCGCGTCTGCTCGGCTGGCGCGCGCTGGCCGGGTTGTCCTGCGAGGGCTGCTACCGACTGACGCCGAGCGCGCGCGGCACGCATCTGGAACTGGCCGTGCGCTGCGGCGACGAGAATCCCCTGACCGATGGCCTGCTCGGCCTGGCTGCCCACCCGCTGCTGGATGCGCTGGGGGCAGAGGTGGTGCGCAACGCCTGGCCGCGCCTACACGGGGCGTGA
- a CDS encoding DUF3427 domain-containing protein, whose translation MSRDSAAKSLSSGQWVGLHERLDTPRVRQALEALGLEDHARWSQGLEGDDLAMALVAELAQRLAERAGELREKGHEDWTRAVQGLADALAAAGHPLSGIEEDLPQPPFRQLLEVRSPSADQVGQQETPRPDVPLALSSLLTGSDRTPSLVTQIEKELASAERADWLVSFIKWSGIRTLRETLKRFTETPTADGSPRLRIATTSYLGATDLKAIEFLLGLPNTEVRVSYDTHRTRLHAKAYLFHRSTGFGSAYIGSANVSRVAMDEGLEWTAKVSEYELPHMWRQIQTSFEAHWADPAEFEPLTTDDLPRLQQALESEFSSGPGAQKEATTFFDLRPYAFQQEILEDIRRERRSGIDRHLVIAATGTGKTMIAAFDYRRFAREQADKGRPSLLFIAHREEILRQAMASFRQVLQDHEFGDVLVGGARPSQDRHLFCTVASWNARDLDRLDPEHFDYVVLDEAHHSSAGSYQRILEHVRPKCLLGLTATPERTDADDIRQHFGQRYTHEIRLPDAIERRLLVPFHYFGVADHESVDLSRVSWRRGGYDAEELEGVFTGNRARADWVLQQAHEHATDLGSVRGLGFCISRAHARFMAEYFSAKQVPSAVLTGDSSDHERKSIQRDLREGRIRFIFTVDLYNEGVDLPEVDTVLLLRPTESLTVYLQQMGRGLRLHEGKPHLTVLDFVAPQHRRFRYAARFRALSARPEKRVDHQIQEGFPWLPSGCLIHLDRLATQHVLDNIRAQINRQRPQIVRELKDCFREDIDSASLPKMLDCLHMDEAEDLLRKDLPSRLRADCGGESTEALGPYVSGLKRGLQRLARCDDHQLLETLQTHLAQPAANVEQLAEEDRLRLALVHSTLWGKTRPGDGDLSAVDAFVREQRPLYRDLQEVAAWRHERIVPASGITFPEQTGPLELHASYTREQILLALGLGSLEKPITQQEGVRHVPERRVDALFVTLEKSEQEFSPTTMYEDYALNERRFHWQSQSGTSPTSETGQRYIHHEELGYTPMLFIRRAKRDATGLSEPFTFCGPVRYQHHEGSKPMSIIWELEYEMPARLLHLARRTVL comes from the coding sequence ATGAGCCGAGATAGCGCTGCCAAATCCCTGTCCAGTGGCCAATGGGTCGGCCTGCATGAACGGTTGGATACGCCGCGGGTACGACAGGCGCTCGAGGCCCTGGGGTTGGAGGATCACGCCCGCTGGAGCCAGGGTCTAGAGGGCGATGATCTGGCGATGGCCCTGGTCGCCGAGCTGGCGCAGCGGCTTGCGGAGCGCGCAGGTGAGTTGCGCGAAAAGGGACACGAGGACTGGACGCGAGCCGTGCAGGGGCTGGCGGATGCGTTGGCGGCGGCGGGGCATCCGCTTTCGGGGATCGAGGAGGACCTTCCGCAGCCGCCGTTTCGGCAGTTGCTGGAGGTGCGTTCCCCGTCGGCTGATCAGGTTGGGCAGCAGGAGACGCCACGGCCGGATGTTCCCTTGGCTCTGTCCAGCCTGCTGACTGGGTCCGATCGCACACCGAGTCTGGTCACGCAGATCGAGAAGGAGCTGGCCAGTGCGGAGCGGGCCGATTGGTTGGTGTCCTTCATCAAGTGGAGTGGGATTCGCACCCTGCGCGAGACGCTGAAGCGCTTTACCGAGACCCCGACGGCCGATGGCTCGCCCAGGCTGCGGATCGCGACGACCTCGTACCTCGGGGCTACGGATCTCAAGGCGATCGAGTTTCTGCTGGGCCTGCCGAACACGGAGGTTCGGGTTTCGTACGACACCCACCGCACGCGTCTGCATGCCAAGGCTTACCTGTTCCATCGCAGCACCGGCTTCGGCAGCGCCTACATCGGGTCGGCGAATGTCTCGCGGGTGGCGATGGATGAGGGCCTGGAGTGGACGGCCAAGGTCAGCGAGTACGAGCTGCCGCATATGTGGCGCCAGATCCAGACCTCGTTCGAGGCGCATTGGGCAGACCCGGCGGAGTTCGAACCGCTCACCACGGACGACCTACCCCGTCTGCAACAGGCACTGGAATCGGAATTCAGCTCGGGGCCTGGGGCGCAGAAAGAAGCCACCACGTTCTTCGACCTGCGGCCGTATGCCTTTCAGCAGGAGATCCTGGAGGACATCCGGCGCGAGCGCCGTTCGGGCATCGACCGTCATCTGGTGATCGCGGCCACCGGGACCGGCAAAACCATGATCGCCGCGTTCGACTATCGCCGGTTTGCGCGCGAGCAGGCGGACAAGGGGCGCCCGTCGCTGCTGTTCATCGCGCACCGCGAGGAGATCCTGCGTCAGGCGATGGCCAGCTTTCGGCAAGTGCTGCAGGACCACGAGTTTGGCGACGTGCTGGTGGGCGGGGCGCGTCCGAGTCAGGACCGCCACCTGTTCTGTACGGTGGCGAGTTGGAATGCACGGGACCTCGATCGCCTAGACCCGGAGCATTTCGATTACGTGGTGCTGGATGAGGCGCACCACAGTAGCGCCGGCAGCTACCAGCGCATCCTCGAGCATGTGCGGCCCAAGTGCCTGCTGGGTCTGACGGCGACGCCGGAGCGCACGGATGCCGACGACATCCGCCAGCACTTCGGCCAGCGTTACACGCATGAGATCCGCCTGCCGGATGCGATCGAGCGCCGCCTGCTGGTGCCGTTCCACTACTTCGGTGTAGCCGACCATGAGTCCGTGGATCTGAGCCGAGTGAGTTGGCGGCGCGGGGGCTATGACGCCGAAGAATTGGAAGGGGTGTTCACCGGCAACCGGGCGCGCGCCGATTGGGTCTTGCAGCAGGCCCATGAACACGCCACGGATCTCGGCTCGGTCAGGGGCTTGGGTTTCTGCATCAGTCGCGCCCATGCCCGGTTCATGGCGGAGTATTTTTCGGCCAAGCAGGTGCCCAGCGCGGTGCTGACGGGCGACAGCTCAGATCACGAGCGGAAGTCGATACAGCGTGACCTGCGCGAGGGGCGCATCCGCTTCATCTTTACGGTGGATCTCTACAACGAAGGCGTGGACCTGCCGGAGGTGGACACCGTTTTGCTGCTGCGCCCGACCGAGAGCCTGACGGTCTACCTGCAGCAGATGGGCCGCGGCCTGCGCTTGCACGAGGGCAAGCCGCATCTGACCGTGCTGGATTTCGTCGCGCCGCAGCACCGGCGCTTTCGCTACGCCGCTCGGTTCCGGGCGCTCAGCGCGCGGCCGGAGAAGCGGGTGGATCACCAGATTCAGGAAGGCTTCCCCTGGTTACCCAGCGGCTGCCTGATCCACCTCGACCGCCTGGCCACCCAGCACGTGCTCGACAACATCCGTGCGCAGATCAACCGCCAGCGACCGCAGATCGTGCGCGAGCTGAAGGACTGTTTCCGGGAGGACATCGACTCCGCCAGCCTGCCCAAGATGCTCGACTGCCTGCATATGGATGAAGCGGAAGACCTGCTGCGCAAGGACCTGCCCTCCCGGCTGCGCGCGGACTGCGGAGGCGAGTCGACCGAAGCGCTGGGACCCTATGTCAGCGGCCTCAAACGTGGGCTGCAGCGCTTAGCGCGGTGTGACGATCACCAGTTGCTGGAAACCCTGCAGACCCATCTGGCGCAGCCGGCCGCGAACGTGGAGCAGCTTGCCGAAGAAGATCGGCTCCGGCTGGCCCTTGTCCACAGCACGCTATGGGGCAAGACGCGGCCGGGGGACGGGGACCTATCCGCCGTGGACGCCTTCGTCCGCGAACAGCGCCCCCTGTACCGGGATCTCCAGGAAGTCGCCGCCTGGCGACACGAGCGTATCGTCCCCGCCAGCGGCATCACCTTCCCGGAGCAGACGGGGCCACTGGAACTGCACGCGTCCTACACCCGCGAGCAGATCCTGCTGGCGCTGGGGCTCGGTAGCCTGGAGAAGCCGATCACCCAGCAGGAGGGTGTGCGGCACGTACCGGAGCGGCGGGTGGATGCGTTGTTTGTGACCCTGGAGAAATCCGAGCAGGAGTTCTCGCCCACCACCATGTACGAGGACTACGCCCTCAACGAGCGGCGGTTCCACTGGCAGTCACAGTCCGGCACCTCACCCACCTCGGAGACCGGGCAGCGTTACATCCACCACGAAGAGCTCGGCTACACGCCCATGCTGTTCATTCGGCGGGCTAAGCGTGATGCGACGGGCCTCAGTGAGCCATTCACCTTCTGCGGCCCGGTGCGTTACCAGCACCACGAGGGCAGCAAGCCGATGAGCATCATCTGGGAGCTGGAGTACGAGATGCCCGCGCGGCTCCTGCACCTCGCCCGCCGCACGGTCCTGTAA
- a CDS encoding RNA-directed DNA polymerase: MKRLIDLTAEEARAHFMKGSSYFNGDMPRYISFEPILNDVAAVLNGGLYSQFQASKPGLLPNVNYNFIANKDGRFAWRPYELMHPAIYVSLVNVICENDNWALIQKRFGEFENGVVDCCSAPVMSVDHQTDVATQVRSWWQSVEQRSLTYSLEFSHLLHTDVTDCYGSLYTHSIAWAIHGLESAKKNKGKNSLLGNKIDAHIQASRYGQTNGISQGSVLMDFIAELVLGYVDEQINDALSDCNDIRILRYRDDFRIFANSDDRAEEVLKVVSDHLRQVGMKLGVAKTIAFRNVVAGSIKPEKLAGIELQDLGEANAKTIQKQLLRLHSFGQKFPNSGALRRLISDFHSSVADQSEAPEDLEVQVAIATDIAFVSPATFPAVAGILSHLISLAPKNQKVALWEKVRMKMARIPYNGYLEIWLQRVTQPQAVGLEFESSEPICKIVNGESPQLWENEWIANDALKQALDVSNIVVAALSDEEEVVQPEEVELFKENAWAY; the protein is encoded by the coding sequence ATGAAACGATTAATTGATCTCACTGCCGAGGAAGCACGTGCTCACTTTATGAAGGGGAGCAGTTACTTCAACGGCGATATGCCCCGATATATCAGTTTTGAGCCGATTCTCAACGACGTCGCAGCTGTGCTGAACGGGGGACTGTACTCCCAGTTCCAGGCATCGAAGCCGGGGCTATTGCCAAACGTCAACTACAACTTCATCGCCAACAAGGATGGCCGGTTCGCTTGGCGCCCGTACGAGCTCATGCACCCAGCGATCTACGTGTCCCTGGTCAATGTGATCTGTGAGAACGACAACTGGGCACTTATACAGAAACGATTCGGGGAGTTCGAAAATGGCGTTGTCGACTGTTGTAGCGCCCCGGTCATGTCTGTCGATCACCAGACCGATGTAGCCACGCAAGTTCGTAGTTGGTGGCAAAGTGTCGAGCAGCGTTCCTTGACCTATTCCCTCGAGTTCAGTCACCTGCTGCACACGGACGTAACGGATTGCTACGGGTCGCTTTATACGCACAGCATCGCCTGGGCAATTCACGGTCTTGAATCAGCGAAGAAGAACAAGGGCAAGAACTCGCTTCTTGGCAACAAGATCGATGCACACATACAGGCAAGTCGATACGGTCAAACGAACGGAATTTCTCAAGGTTCGGTGCTGATGGATTTCATCGCTGAGCTTGTCCTTGGATACGTTGATGAACAAATTAATGACGCTCTTAGCGATTGCAACGACATTCGGATACTGCGGTATCGGGATGATTTTCGTATCTTCGCAAATAGCGATGATCGCGCAGAGGAGGTCCTGAAGGTTGTTAGCGATCATCTCAGGCAAGTCGGAATGAAGCTCGGTGTCGCGAAGACGATCGCTTTTAGGAATGTGGTTGCAGGTTCCATAAAACCGGAAAAACTGGCGGGAATTGAACTGCAGGATCTAGGTGAGGCCAATGCTAAGACGATCCAGAAGCAATTGCTTCGCCTTCATTCGTTCGGCCAGAAATTCCCAAACAGTGGTGCCCTTCGACGATTGATCAGTGACTTTCACTCTAGTGTGGCAGATCAGTCGGAAGCCCCCGAGGATCTTGAGGTTCAGGTCGCTATCGCGACCGATATCGCCTTTGTTTCACCCGCTACCTTTCCAGCAGTCGCTGGCATCCTCAGTCACCTAATTTCGCTCGCCCCAAAGAACCAGAAGGTAGCTCTTTGGGAGAAGGTGAGGATGAAGATGGCGCGCATACCGTACAACGGCTATCTTGAAATCTGGCTGCAACGTGTCACTCAGCCGCAAGCGGTAGGCCTTGAGTTTGAAAGCTCAGAACCGATCTGCAAGATCGTAAACGGCGAATCACCACAGCTCTGGGAAAACGAGTGGATCGCCAATGACGCACTCAAACAGGCTTTGGACGTTTCGAATATTGTTGTCGCGGCCTTGTCGGATGAAGAGGAAGTGGTTCAACCTGAAGAAGTCGAATTATTCAAAGAAAATGCATGGGCATACTAG
- a CDS encoding (deoxy)nucleoside triphosphate pyrophosphohydrolase — translation METLTEASQAVVVCGILEDAQGRVFLARRGADQALAGYWEFPGGKAEAGESLEAALCREFREELSMGLRVGEEIGRTPIPGNGGLELVALRAWTEDENPVLSVHDRWCWVSPSEAQGLELAPADIPLLEAFIAARSE, via the coding sequence TTGGAAACTCTCACGGAAGCGAGTCAGGCGGTGGTGGTCTGCGGCATTCTGGAGGACGCACAGGGGCGGGTCTTTCTGGCGCGTCGCGGGGCCGATCAGGCTTTGGCGGGGTATTGGGAATTCCCCGGGGGCAAGGCTGAGGCGGGCGAGAGCCTGGAGGCCGCGTTGTGCCGGGAATTCCGCGAGGAGCTGTCGATGGGGCTCCGGGTGGGGGAAGAGATCGGGCGTACGCCGATTCCGGGTAATGGGGGCCTTGAGCTGGTGGCGCTGCGAGCCTGGACGGAAGACGAGAATCCGGTGCTGTCCGTGCACGATCGGTGGTGCTGGGTGTCGCCATCGGAAGCTCAAGGGCTCGAGCTTGCGCCTGCGGACATACCATTGCTCGAAGCCTTTATCGCTGCACGTTCCGAATGA